From the genome of Halorussus sp. MSC15.2, one region includes:
- a CDS encoding radical SAM protein gives MTILVEPNTGCNLGCTYCYEEPDRQHSQADIDAEYDIEKIMDRLEQFSEKYSEVPSLFGGEPLLMRNEHIERIFEWIHEEYDLEGTGRYTRIQTNGTLIEDEHIEMFEKYRVNVGISCDGPPALNDLRLARSEVDGEMRDVTETMTERTLDAIDRLKKTDVSVGIITVLTTQNAGTDEKLEQLLDWMDDLTQHGIYGHFNPAIPYEDIQEDQSLSPERLKEVFLQSWEWFKAEPYHQWSPMTNYLNNLLGNHLKYCINDKCDPFNAAGAKVIKGDGGTSGCGKTWASVGDGSAFLQGDSIGNEYNNTEERYEMLKQVPGAHTEGEEDQGGCKGCRYWNVCTGGCPAAGMDYDYRNRTRDCEAKYALYNQIEEDVRAMFPGIRLITDAPWDAPLADLTITNDVDIMPFAGMHHSQAEDPNVVGGSHDAPSVEEIAYRENGEK, from the coding sequence ATGACGATTCTCGTCGAGCCAAATACCGGGTGTAACCTCGGTTGTACGTACTGTTACGAGGAACCGGATCGACAACACTCCCAGGCGGACATCGACGCGGAGTACGACATTGAGAAGATAATGGACCGTCTGGAACAGTTCAGTGAGAAGTACTCCGAGGTCCCGTCGCTGTTCGGTGGCGAGCCGCTGTTGATGCGGAACGAGCACATCGAGCGGATCTTCGAGTGGATCCATGAGGAGTACGACCTCGAGGGGACCGGCCGATACACTCGGATCCAGACCAACGGGACCCTCATCGAAGACGAACACATCGAGATGTTCGAGAAGTACAGGGTCAACGTCGGAATCTCCTGTGACGGGCCTCCCGCCCTCAACGATCTTCGCTTGGCGCGTTCCGAGGTGGACGGCGAAATGCGTGACGTCACTGAGACGATGACTGAGCGGACCCTCGACGCAATCGATCGTCTCAAGAAGACCGACGTATCCGTCGGCATTATTACCGTTCTCACCACGCAAAACGCCGGTACCGACGAGAAGCTCGAACAACTCCTCGACTGGATGGACGACCTCACACAGCACGGCATCTACGGCCACTTCAATCCTGCAATCCCCTACGAGGACATCCAGGAGGACCAGTCGCTGAGTCCCGAGCGACTCAAGGAGGTGTTCCTCCAGAGCTGGGAGTGGTTCAAGGCTGAACCCTACCACCAGTGGAGTCCGATGACCAATTACCTGAACAATCTGCTCGGCAACCACCTCAAATACTGCATAAACGACAAATGCGACCCGTTCAACGCGGCCGGTGCGAAGGTCATCAAGGGGGACGGAGGAACGAGCGGTTGCGGGAAGACGTGGGCGAGTGTCGGTGACGGGAGCGCGTTCCTGCAGGGCGATTCGATCGGCAACGAGTACAACAACACCGAAGAGCGCTACGAGATGCTCAAACAGGTCCCGGGTGCCCACACCGAGGGAGAAGAAGACCAAGGAGGGTGCAAGGGCTGTCGGTACTGGAACGTCTGTACCGGCGGCTGTCCGGCGGCGGGAATGGATTACGACTACCGGAACCGGACGAGAGATTGTGAGGCGAAGTACGCCCTCTATAACCAGATCGAAGAAGACGTGCGCGCAATGTTCCCCGGTATCAGGTTGATTACCGACGCCCCGTGGGACGCCCCCCTAGCCGACTTGACCATCACCAACGACGTCGACATCATGCCGTTCGCCGGGATGCACCACAGCCAGGCGGAAGATCCGAACGTGGTTGGCGGCTCTCACGACGCTCCCAGCGTTGAGGAGATCGCCTACCGGGAGAACGGGGAGAAATGA
- a CDS encoding HAD family hydrolase produces the protein MHLVLDYGGVIVEHDAEREQAHILGVDSETEPYPRWLAYFAFRDGFVQRTAEYVELLSTLTGASHDACREYLEKTWLDPELPEKHVDVLRDLADDHTLVLFGNMVRPWIETVLSEYGVRECFDNLVVSSDLRRPKSHPKGYFECLPRATNQSPSSATSATRTS, from the coding sequence ATGCATCTCGTCCTCGATTACGGCGGTGTCATCGTCGAGCACGACGCCGAACGCGAACAAGCCCACATCCTAGGCGTTGATTCTGAAACCGAACCCTATCCTAGATGGCTCGCCTACTTCGCATTCCGTGACGGCTTCGTCCAGCGCACAGCGGAATACGTCGAACTCCTCTCGACGCTCACCGGGGCATCCCACGATGCGTGTCGTGAATATCTCGAGAAGACGTGGCTCGACCCCGAGCTTCCCGAGAAACACGTAGACGTCCTCCGAGACCTCGCAGACGACCACACGCTCGTCCTCTTCGGCAACATGGTTCGCCCGTGGATTGAGACGGTTCTCTCGGAGTACGGGGTCCGGGAGTGCTTCGATAATCTCGTTGTCTCCTCGGACTTGCGGCGGCCGAAATCCCATCCAAAAGGGTACTTCGAGTGCCTTCCGAGGGCGACGAATCAGTCGCCTTCGTCTGCGACGAGTGCAACGAGGACCTCATGA
- a CDS encoding type II toxin-antitoxin system death-on-curing family toxin, protein MADPDEDPFWYPTVEDILTIHDDIIEEDEDSEPGVRDPDQIRYAIDHIQHGHFGVGPETIHEKSFHLMRLLAANHWFVDGNKRTALNTVEMFYLFNGYELHTGEDFRSMVKLFSVREDIFDETVAVEHFSNRAEEDGVDWEEVTTDQFLAAVLISGFMESFEENPEDFEVYAGGDEDSVEDDDHHNG, encoded by the coding sequence ATGGCCGACCCGGACGAGGATCCGTTTTGGTATCCGACCGTCGAGGACATCCTCACTATCCACGACGATATCATCGAGGAGGACGAGGATAGCGAACCGGGGGTCCGGGACCCGGACCAGATTCGGTACGCCATAGACCACATCCAACACGGTCACTTCGGAGTGGGTCCGGAGACGATCCACGAGAAGTCGTTCCACCTCATGCGTCTACTCGCCGCGAACCACTGGTTCGTGGATGGAAACAAGCGGACCGCGTTGAACACAGTCGAAATGTTCTATCTTTTCAACGGGTACGAATTGCACACTGGGGAAGACTTCAGGTCTATGGTCAAGTTATTCTCTGTTCGAGAGGACATCTTTGATGAGACGGTAGCTGTTGAGCACTTCAGTAACCGCGCTGAAGAAGACGGTGTCGACTGGGAGGAAGTGACTACTGATCAATTCCTTGCAGCAGTTCTCATATCTGGGTTTATGGAGTCTTTTGAGGAGAATCCAGAAGACTTCGAGGTATACGCTGGTGGAGACGAAGATAGCGTAGAAGACGATGATCACCATAATGGTTAA
- a CDS encoding DUF4010 domain-containing protein: protein MSTRWSEMRDRIDTEDLRATVEFLALFLVLLVLPDERLNVLLGVNPRQVWLVVVFVAGLSFLGYLLSKVVDPGTAIGVTGALGGAVSPGMTITSLTEQYRRHPEFGLAYTVAAAIASTMLFLRNFIVVAIVSPAFAQSLVIPFVAMAGVGFLVTGSLWFRTRNREPPTNELNTPFRIRSALAIGGLVAVVLAFVNSVDLSLSAGTTRIGIVIATVVQLSVYVVVTSIAGAKQIAQVIIVILLGSASVGIVLVVL, encoded by the coding sequence ATGAGCACTCGCTGGAGCGAGATGAGAGATCGAATCGATACGGAAGACCTCAGAGCGACAGTTGAATTTCTTGCTCTGTTCCTCGTCTTGCTGGTTTTACCCGACGAGCGCCTCAATGTACTGCTCGGAGTGAACCCGCGACAGGTCTGGTTAGTCGTGGTGTTCGTCGCAGGACTGAGTTTTCTTGGATACCTCCTATCCAAGGTAGTCGATCCGGGGACTGCAATCGGGGTCACCGGAGCACTTGGGGGTGCCGTGTCCCCCGGAATGACAATCACATCACTCACTGAACAGTACCGGCGTCATCCGGAGTTCGGTCTTGCCTACACGGTCGCAGCTGCGATCGCATCGACGATGCTGTTCTTGCGTAACTTCATCGTCGTGGCCATCGTCAGCCCTGCATTTGCCCAGTCACTCGTGATTCCATTTGTGGCGATGGCCGGGGTAGGATTCCTCGTAACAGGGAGTCTCTGGTTTCGTACTCGAAATCGTGAACCACCAACGAACGAATTGAATACTCCGTTTCGGATTCGATCAGCGTTAGCGATTGGTGGCCTTGTCGCGGTCGTTCTTGCCTTCGTCAATTCCGTTGACTTGTCTCTTTCAGCAGGCACTACCCGCATTGGAATCGTCATAGCGACTGTGGTACAGTTATCTGTATACGTTGTAGTAACGTCGATAGCTGGTGCGAAACAGATTGCTCAAGTGATTATTGTGATACTACTCGGTAGCGCAAGCGTCGGAATTGTGCTCGTCGTGTTATAG
- a CDS encoding helix-turn-helix domain-containing protein has product MKSVTVLVSPPTNHPVDHLFTSESRVQRERIFNLTLLEDGTFVLLGRIRGDLTHAREILSAEQDVLGFSISEQDANVGLVFVHARPPPSIRRILELRREHGVFFDLPIEATEEGQLKLTIVGETNSEITGILDEIPAEIEISVERIGPYIEDPKSMTDLLTDRQREILEVALASGYYDVPRRATHRDIAEQLELAVPTVSEHLQKIEARIFGALEL; this is encoded by the coding sequence ATGAAATCGGTGACAGTCCTCGTTTCGCCCCCGACGAATCATCCTGTGGACCATCTGTTTACCAGTGAATCGAGAGTGCAACGGGAGCGAATCTTCAATCTCACCCTCCTCGAAGATGGGACGTTTGTTCTCCTCGGCCGGATTCGAGGCGATCTAACGCACGCACGCGAAATTCTCTCGGCTGAACAGGACGTCCTCGGGTTCAGTATCTCCGAACAGGATGCGAACGTCGGACTCGTGTTTGTACACGCTCGACCGCCGCCATCCATCAGGCGGATACTCGAACTCCGTCGAGAGCATGGCGTGTTCTTCGACCTCCCGATCGAGGCGACAGAAGAGGGGCAGCTCAAGCTCACCATAGTCGGCGAAACCAACAGCGAAATCACGGGAATACTGGACGAAATTCCAGCAGAGATCGAGATATCGGTCGAACGAATCGGTCCGTACATCGAGGATCCAAAATCGATGACAGACTTGCTGACCGACCGTCAGCGCGAAATACTGGAGGTCGCACTCGCCAGTGGGTACTACGACGTTCCTCGGCGCGCGACTCACCGAGACATCGCCGAACAACTCGAACTCGCAGTACCGACAGTAAGCGAACACCTCCAGAAAATCGAAGCGAGAATCTTCGGTGCCCTCGAACTCTGA
- a CDS encoding PEP/pyruvate-binding domain-containing protein, which yields MPETELSEVRDRRFVISLDEEDATNLELTGGKGANLARLVEAGMPVPAGACVTTAAYQVLVDEPDIRAEIESLEGLDPGSADEIATKSEELKTKIRETEIPEHIQRAISNALDTLDADSYAVRSSATAEDLPTASFAGMHETFLGIDQENVLEYVQECIASLFTERAMSYRLRNDVSHSEVAMAVVVQTMVKPEIAGVLFTADSVSGNRHIASIDANYGLGDTVVAGDVSPDNARVDRRTGEVLEYEVGEKHLALRSGKDGQDEPSLEEVSTARRESRALTDAQLRELVELGEDVEELLGSPQDIEWALVDGEFMLLQSRPITSLYPLPSPVPADDQLHIYFSIGHQQAMAEALPPLVVDWMQETVNRSVARFQSAESEQSFAVEAGHRVYVDLTPLLRGEVTRKIALRVLDSMSEPATRALEDILDRHEDTLSQDTLTNRLRKLGRVSRRLLPLVVSNAPDLLARLLKPFLLGPPDAGHVRARIERAGKTMAARVTHPESRSEQIRVGFEETELGTLVASVGSKSMPYLLAGVMAGNVLERLYPDADDELTALSRGFDEEIATEINQRLGDLADIAREHPDVEAAIRDESSLSEIEDVDGGTEFVAAFETFLDDFGFRASNEIDLSRSRWRDDPSMLFQTIQSNLRSGDHGEHREHLAQLKQDAGEAAETLENRASRGLLGPVKRPIVGQLIQVYRGGIQLREHHKHGAARFLAAVHDVVSDTGTELARAGVLEHQEDVWFLRKRELLNALDGESSFNVDISERRDTHQRYASLSAPPILTSEGETPTGKRDGSPSEHVLTGTPVSSGVVEGVAKVMHDPSEQSISKGEILVAPSTDVGWTPLFQDAAGLVMEVGGRMTHGALVAREYGIPAVVSVANATNEIRTGERIRIDGERGTVELLDRTDQSTGDSDSESKR from the coding sequence ATGCCGGAGACCGAACTATCAGAGGTACGCGATCGGCGATTCGTCATCTCGCTGGATGAAGAAGACGCGACAAACCTCGAACTCACTGGCGGTAAGGGTGCAAATCTCGCTCGCTTAGTCGAAGCGGGCATGCCAGTCCCCGCTGGAGCATGTGTGACGACTGCCGCCTATCAAGTTCTCGTCGACGAGCCCGACATCCGGGCAGAGATCGAATCGTTAGAGGGACTCGACCCAGGGAGTGCGGACGAAATCGCTACGAAGAGCGAGGAACTCAAAACGAAGATCCGGGAGACGGAGATCCCCGAACACATCCAACGGGCTATCTCGAACGCACTCGACACGCTCGATGCCGATTCCTACGCCGTTCGGTCGAGTGCGACGGCCGAAGATTTGCCGACCGCGTCATTCGCCGGAATGCACGAGACGTTCCTCGGAATCGACCAGGAAAATGTTCTCGAATACGTTCAGGAGTGCATAGCGAGCCTCTTCACGGAACGGGCAATGTCGTACCGGCTTCGAAACGACGTCTCGCACTCGGAGGTAGCGATGGCGGTAGTCGTGCAGACGATGGTCAAACCAGAGATTGCCGGAGTGCTCTTCACCGCCGATTCTGTGTCAGGTAATCGCCACATCGCATCGATTGACGCTAACTATGGTCTTGGCGATACGGTGGTCGCCGGAGACGTATCCCCAGACAACGCACGTGTTGACCGCCGAACTGGAGAAGTTCTCGAATACGAAGTCGGCGAAAAGCACCTTGCGCTCCGCTCGGGGAAGGACGGCCAAGATGAGCCATCACTGGAAGAGGTATCTACTGCGCGCCGTGAGAGCCGGGCGTTGACCGATGCCCAACTACGGGAACTCGTAGAGCTCGGGGAGGATGTCGAAGAACTACTCGGCAGCCCACAGGACATCGAATGGGCACTCGTCGATGGCGAGTTCATGCTGCTCCAGTCACGTCCAATCACCTCTTTGTATCCGCTCCCATCACCAGTGCCGGCCGATGACCAGCTGCACATCTACTTCAGCATCGGTCACCAGCAAGCGATGGCCGAGGCACTCCCACCACTGGTCGTCGATTGGATGCAGGAAACGGTAAACAGATCAGTTGCTCGGTTCCAGTCCGCCGAATCTGAGCAGTCGTTCGCAGTCGAAGCCGGACACCGAGTGTATGTGGACCTCACCCCTCTTCTACGAGGGGAAGTAACACGAAAGATCGCTCTTCGCGTCCTCGACTCGATGAGCGAACCCGCAACGCGTGCACTCGAAGATATCCTCGACCGACACGAAGATACACTCTCTCAAGACACGCTCACGAACCGGCTCCGAAAGCTCGGTCGCGTGAGCCGACGCCTCCTCCCGCTCGTTGTCTCAAATGCACCGGACCTTTTGGCCCGTCTCCTCAAGCCGTTCCTTCTGGGGCCACCCGACGCCGGACACGTCCGTGCTCGTATCGAACGTGCGGGAAAAACGATGGCAGCCCGTGTCACGCATCCCGAGTCTCGCAGCGAGCAGATTCGAGTGGGGTTCGAGGAAACCGAGCTCGGTACGCTGGTCGCTTCGGTAGGAAGCAAGTCGATGCCGTATCTTTTGGCTGGCGTTATGGCGGGCAATGTACTAGAACGGCTGTACCCAGACGCAGACGACGAACTCACAGCACTCAGCCGGGGATTCGACGAGGAGATCGCCACCGAAATCAATCAGCGGCTCGGCGACCTCGCAGATATTGCTAGGGAACATCCGGACGTCGAAGCGGCGATTCGAGACGAATCCTCTCTCTCAGAGATCGAAGATGTCGATGGCGGAACCGAATTCGTGGCGGCATTCGAGACGTTCCTTGACGACTTTGGCTTCCGGGCGAGTAACGAGATAGACCTGAGCCGATCACGTTGGCGAGATGATCCCTCAATGCTCTTTCAGACGATTCAAAGTAATCTTCGGAGTGGTGATCATGGAGAACACCGCGAACACTTGGCTCAACTGAAACAGGACGCAGGTGAAGCCGCCGAGACACTTGAGAATCGCGCTAGTCGAGGACTCTTGGGCCCCGTGAAACGGCCGATTGTGGGGCAGTTGATCCAAGTGTACCGAGGCGGAATTCAGCTCCGGGAACACCATAAACACGGAGCTGCGCGATTTCTCGCGGCCGTACACGACGTCGTCTCCGATACAGGAACCGAACTCGCTCGGGCCGGTGTTTTGGAACACCAAGAGGACGTCTGGTTCCTCCGGAAACGGGAATTGTTGAATGCACTAGATGGTGAGTCATCTTTTAATGTGGACATCTCCGAACGACGTGATACTCACCAGCGATATGCGTCGCTGAGTGCACCACCTATTCTCACGAGCGAGGGAGAAACACCGACAGGCAAGAGAGATGGATCTCCCTCAGAACACGTGCTCACTGGAACGCCGGTCTCGTCCGGTGTGGTCGAAGGAGTTGCCAAGGTGATGCACGATCCGTCTGAACAGTCGATTTCAAAGGGTGAGATTCTCGTTGCCCCGTCCACGGACGTTGGATGGACACCGTTGTTCCAGGATGCGGCTGGGTTAGTGATGGAGGTTGGTGGCCGGATGACACACGGCGCACTGGTCGCACGTGAGTACGGTATTCCGGCCGTCGTGTCGGTGGCGAACGCAACCAACGAAATCCGAACGGGCGAGCGAATTCGAATCGATGGCGAGCGCGGAACCGTCGAGTTACTTGACCGAACGGACCAATCGACGGGAGATTCTGACTCTGAGAGTAAGCGATGA
- a CDS encoding MFS transporter, which translates to MLQKFVNSDFRGLFNNGVFMRLFFGRVVTDVGDSLYFIGSMWMVLELTGSPFYTGVAAALMRIPDILTVFIGPLVDRWRLRRILLSTQLINGVAVLLVPLAALTGHLSVWLVLFLIPLLKLINGFVYPAQNAALPRLVEEDELTRANSLFSTSLRTVDMIANAIAGALIAIIGAVALFVVNSVTFAVAAIIFVGVTVPKTTRKDDVETEDATDNGDADKGGYLVELREGIDYVRGSALPAVLFGMMVNNLAAVAVTAILPAFADSIGGPAVYGLLVAAIGAGGLVGAASAFLVEDLPFGWLAAVAHFSSGALIFVAIAVPGVWATALLVFIATIPTGMCNVLFFSMVQSTVDNTLLGRVTSLVSGTLSMMAPAGGLLGGALGSAVGSVTALYGVSITIGLIGIYYLLHPQLNDLSPVTEINETQLGLKQPD; encoded by the coding sequence ATGTTACAGAAGTTTGTTAACTCCGATTTTCGTGGACTCTTCAACAACGGAGTCTTCATGCGGTTGTTCTTCGGCCGGGTCGTTACGGACGTCGGGGATAGTTTGTATTTCATCGGGTCAATGTGGATGGTGTTGGAATTAACAGGTTCGCCGTTCTACACGGGAGTGGCCGCCGCGCTAATGCGGATACCGGACATCCTCACCGTATTCATCGGGCCGCTCGTGGATCGCTGGCGGTTGCGTCGAATCCTGTTGAGCACACAACTCATCAACGGTGTCGCCGTACTGCTCGTTCCGCTCGCAGCGCTAACGGGCCACCTCTCAGTGTGGCTAGTCCTGTTTCTCATCCCGCTGCTAAAGCTCATCAACGGATTCGTTTATCCTGCTCAGAACGCGGCGCTCCCTCGACTCGTTGAAGAGGACGAACTCACGCGGGCGAACTCGCTTTTTTCGACGTCCTTGCGAACGGTCGATATGATCGCCAACGCAATCGCTGGCGCACTTATCGCAATCATCGGCGCAGTCGCTCTCTTCGTCGTCAACTCCGTCACGTTCGCCGTTGCAGCGATTATATTTGTCGGCGTCACCGTTCCGAAGACGACCCGAAAAGACGACGTCGAAACCGAAGACGCGACGGACAATGGAGATGCAGACAAGGGTGGATATCTCGTCGAACTCAGGGAGGGGATTGACTACGTTCGTGGGTCGGCACTTCCAGCGGTGCTCTTCGGGATGATGGTAAACAACCTGGCCGCTGTCGCAGTGACCGCAATTCTGCCAGCGTTTGCCGATTCTATCGGCGGACCGGCGGTGTATGGCCTGTTGGTCGCAGCGATAGGTGCCGGGGGCCTTGTCGGGGCGGCCAGTGCGTTTCTCGTCGAAGATTTGCCGTTCGGCTGGCTAGCGGCCGTAGCACACTTCTCATCAGGAGCGTTAATCTTCGTGGCGATCGCCGTGCCCGGGGTGTGGGCTACCGCACTACTGGTATTTATCGCCACGATTCCGACCGGCATGTGCAACGTACTGTTCTTTTCGATGGTCCAGTCGACAGTCGACAATACGCTACTCGGTCGCGTCACGTCACTCGTCAGTGGTACTCTTTCGATGATGGCACCTGCTGGTGGATTGCTCGGTGGAGCCCTCGGTAGCGCGGTCGGCAGCGTGACGGCACTGTATGGAGTCAGCATCACCATTGGACTCATCGGCATCTACTATCTCCTTCATCCGCAGCTCAACGACCTCTCGCCAGTCACCGAAATTAACGAGACGCAACTTGGGTTGAAACAACCCGATTAG
- a CDS encoding ribonuclease HI family protein: MTDDQLPAEHLSPLAALVDEVLAGVGYEMAAATDAIDDAVPGYGGLFDPATSSDELRSALEDLLASGVTRPPVAESTSDTFVLYVDGSSRGNPGPAGAGAVIMDATEDELARLGRPVGSRTGNNTAEYVALQLGLSELLARYEPRRLEVRIDSMTVIRDVWGGNDPTEPGVEAYSEAVTTALANIPEHEYTHLADSDPNPADALATVGADIAAFGPG, from the coding sequence GTGACCGACGACCAGCTCCCGGCCGAACACCTCTCGCCGCTCGCCGCGCTCGTCGACGAGGTACTCGCGGGCGTCGGCTACGAGATGGCGGCCGCCACCGACGCCATCGACGACGCCGTCCCCGGCTACGGCGGTCTCTTCGACCCCGCGACTTCCTCGGACGAGTTGCGAAGCGCGCTCGAAGACCTGCTGGCGTCGGGGGTCACCCGGCCACCCGTCGCCGAGTCGACGAGCGACACGTTCGTCCTCTACGTGGACGGTAGCTCGCGGGGCAATCCCGGTCCCGCAGGTGCGGGCGCAGTCATCATGGACGCGACGGAGGACGAACTCGCCCGTCTCGGCCGTCCCGTCGGCTCCCGGACGGGCAACAACACCGCCGAGTACGTCGCCCTCCAACTCGGACTCTCCGAACTGCTGGCTCGCTACGAGCCACGTCGACTGGAGGTGCGCATCGATTCGATGACGGTCATCCGAGACGTCTGGGGCGGTAACGACCCGACAGAGCCGGGCGTCGAAGCCTATAGCGAAGCCGTCACGACCGCATTGGCGAACATTCCCGAACACGAGTACACGCATCTAGCCGACAGCGACCCGAACCCTGCCGACGCACTGGCGACTGTGGGAGCCGATATCGCGGCCTTCGGACCCGGATAG
- a CDS encoding GNAT family N-acetyltransferase, with amino-acid sequence MPGQLVENGERISLRTVEREDAEFLQLAHANPELRYPLGISMHRNRQQMEEVLEGHIENQNNANFLVCLDHDDAESGYPSADEVTPIGAADVVNVNATRPELQGWFLPEQHNQGYAKECLELLLDYVFRTFNPHGVYMETYDHNVPIQRLAEIFGFTEEGRKRESEFVDGEYRDEIQYGLLRREWEEES; translated from the coding sequence ATGCCAGGTCAACTCGTCGAGAACGGTGAGCGAATCTCGTTGCGGACAGTCGAGCGTGAAGATGCCGAGTTCCTCCAACTGGCCCACGCCAATCCGGAACTTCGCTATCCACTCGGCATCTCCATGCACCGCAATCGCCAGCAGATGGAAGAAGTGCTCGAAGGGCACATCGAAAACCAGAACAATGCTAACTTCCTCGTCTGTCTCGATCACGACGACGCGGAATCCGGTTATCCCTCGGCGGACGAAGTGACGCCCATCGGCGCAGCCGACGTGGTAAACGTCAACGCGACTCGCCCGGAACTCCAGGGGTGGTTCCTGCCCGAGCAACACAACCAGGGCTACGCCAAAGAATGCCTAGAACTGCTGCTCGATTACGTTTTCCGGACGTTCAATCCACACGGAGTGTACATGGAAACCTACGACCACAACGTCCCAATCCAGCGTCTCGCCGAAATATTCGGGTTCACCGAAGAAGGACGGAAACGCGAATCGGAGTTCGTCGACGGCGAGTATCGAGACGAGATTCAGTACGGGTTACTTCGCCGAGAGTGGGAGGAAGAATCGTAG
- a CDS encoding transposase encodes MQAKQSADKIDEMMDHAIENEQDWQATKWGVSDVPERHNLWVMESEKKSKLYKEEPDDPKDRWIAFYTNLDWVADAPDEEIDLESLTEEQQEMPLTPLELADDFRARWGIETSYRKLKEDFLAKSRSTRYYIRVQVFYFAVLWYNMWLAANVKRADELGIDLGDDDEDYPFRGPEVMRAIEEDPADLQIGEKDDLSVVKDKLKAFDPWSEFR; translated from the coding sequence ATGCAGGCGAAACAGAGCGCAGACAAGATAGACGAGATGATGGACCACGCTATCGAGAACGAGCAGGACTGGCAGGCCACGAAGTGGGGCGTGAGCGACGTCCCGGAGCGTCACAACCTCTGGGTGATGGAGTCCGAGAAGAAGTCGAAACTGTACAAAGAGGAGCCTGATGACCCGAAGGACAGGTGGATCGCTTTCTACACGAATCTCGACTGGGTGGCTGACGCCCCCGACGAGGAGATTGACCTAGAGAGCCTCACCGAAGAGCAGCAGGAGATGCCGCTGACACCGTTGGAACTGGCCGATGACTTCCGCGCGAGATGGGGGATAGAGACCAGCTACCGGAAGTTGAAGGAGGATTTTCTGGCGAAGTCACGCTCGACGCGGTACTACATCCGGGTACAGGTATTCTATTTCGCCGTCCTCTGGTACAATATGTGGCTGGCCGCGAACGTGAAGCGCGCCGATGAACTGGGGATTGATCTCGGTGATGACGATGAGGACTATCCGTTCCGCGGTCCCGAGGTGATGCGCGCTATCGAGGAAGATCCCGCCGATTTGCAAATTGGGGAGAAGGACGACCTGTCGGTGGTCAAAGACAAGTTAAAAGCGTTTGATCCTTGGTCAGAGTTCCGCTGA